The DNA window CCACCACACTGATTTTGGTTCGTGTTTGGCCGGTCGTTTTATCTTCCCAGTGGTCGTATTTCAACCTGCCTCCGAGGTAAACGAGGCTTCCTTTTTTGATGTATTTGCTTGCGTTTTCCGCTGTTTTCCCCCAACAGGTCACGTCCACGAACGTGGTTTCGTCCGTGATTTTGCCGTCGTTGGATTTATACTTTCTATTCGTAGCCAGGCCGAACGTACACACGGATGCGCCGCCCTGCGTGGTGCGCAGTTCGGGGTCTCTCGTTAGCCGACCTATGAGACGTACTTCATTTAAATCTGCCATACGAATTTACTCCTTTTTTTCTATCTCTTTTTCTCTTTTTTTTCTAAAAGCTTCCTCTTTTTGAGCTTCGTCATATCCT is part of the Patescibacteria group bacterium genome and encodes:
- the ssb gene encoding single-stranded DNA-binding protein, which codes for MADLNEVRLIGRLTRDPELRTTQGGASVCTFGLATNRKYKSNDGKITDETTFVDVTCWGKTAENASKYIKKGSLVYLGGRLKYDHWEDKTTGQTRTKISVVAENVQFLDGRSATQSGDQSQPATQASVAGTAWSEPDFEEPPF